From Lysinibacillus sp. SGAir0095, the proteins below share one genomic window:
- the trmD gene encoding tRNA (guanosine(37)-N1)-methyltransferase TrmD, which produces MNIHVLSLFPDMFTGVFGSSILKKAQEKEAVSLKVSDIREFSNNKHKQVDDYPYGGGAGMVLKPEPMFQAVESITEGRNPRIILMCPQGERFTQKKAEELAKEEELVFLCGHYEGYDERIRTHLVTDEISIGDFVLTGGELPAMTVIDAVVRLLPGVLGQEDSHIQDSFSTGLLEHPHYTRPAEFRGMKVPDVLLSGNHANIDKWREQESLKRTFERRPDLLEEMELTPQQKAFIDSLKSE; this is translated from the coding sequence ATGAATATTCATGTTTTAAGTTTATTTCCGGATATGTTTACTGGTGTTTTCGGTTCGTCAATTTTAAAGAAAGCACAGGAAAAGGAAGCTGTTTCATTAAAGGTTTCTGATATACGAGAATTCAGTAATAATAAGCATAAACAAGTAGATGATTACCCGTATGGCGGCGGTGCGGGCATGGTTTTAAAACCAGAGCCGATGTTCCAGGCCGTCGAATCCATCACAGAGGGTCGAAATCCTAGAATTATTCTTATGTGCCCTCAGGGTGAGCGTTTTACCCAAAAGAAAGCGGAAGAGCTTGCAAAGGAAGAGGAGCTTGTTTTCTTATGTGGACATTATGAAGGCTATGATGAGCGAATTCGCACACATCTAGTTACAGATGAAATCTCTATTGGGGACTTTGTCTTAACAGGTGGAGAGTTGCCAGCTATGACAGTAATTGATGCCGTTGTGCGACTACTGCCAGGTGTTTTAGGACAAGAGGACTCTCATATTCAAGATTCATTCTCAACAGGATTATTAGAGCATCCACATTATACACGTCCTGCTGAGTTTAGAGGGATGAAAGTGCCGGATGTCTTGTTATCCGGGAATCATGCCAATATCGATAAATGGCGTGAGCAGGAGTCCTTAAAACGTACATTTGAAAGGCGCCCGGACCTCCTGGAGGAAATGGAGCTCACACCACAGCAAAAAGCATTTATTGATAGTTTAAAGTCGGAATAA
- the lepB gene encoding signal peptidase I, translating to MEKTKKEKNELWEWIKALVIAFVIAVLIRYILFTPIVVDGDSMMPTLKDGDRMIVNKIGYTIGEPDRFDIVVFHAPEGKDYIKRVIGLPGDTIEYKDDQLYINGKAYDEPYLDEYKSQITEGTLTQDFTLQEIDPTIDVIPEGYVFVMGDNRRYSKDSRHIGIVSQDKLIGNTSIIFWPIGDIKIVK from the coding sequence GTGGAGAAAACGAAAAAAGAGAAAAATGAACTTTGGGAATGGATTAAGGCGTTAGTTATTGCATTTGTGATTGCAGTATTAATTCGATACATACTATTTACGCCAATCGTGGTGGATGGTGATTCGATGATGCCAACATTAAAAGATGGTGACCGAATGATTGTAAATAAAATAGGTTACACAATCGGTGAACCGGATCGCTTTGATATCGTAGTATTCCATGCTCCAGAGGGCAAAGATTACATTAAACGTGTGATAGGTCTTCCAGGTGATACAATCGAATATAAGGACGACCAGCTCTATATAAACGGAAAAGCTTATGACGAGCCGTATTTAGATGAGTATAAATCACAAATCACAGAGGGTACACTAACACAAGACTTCACATTACAAGAAATTGATCCAACGATTGATGTAATTCCAGAAGGATATGTTTTTGTGATGGGAGATAATCGACGCTATAGTAAAGATAGCCGTCATATTGGCATTGTTAGTCAGGATAAGCTTATAGGGAATACGAGCATTATCTTCTGGCCAATCGGTGATATAAAAATCGTAAAATAA
- the sucC gene encoding ADP-forming succinate--CoA ligase subunit beta, whose product MNIHEYQGKEILRKYGVTVPNGKVAFSPEEAVKVAKELGSNVIVVKAQIHAGGRGKAGGVKIAKNLEEVRTYAKELLGKILVTHQTGPEGKEVKRLYIEEGSDIKKEYYLSFVLDRATSRVTLMGSEEGGMDIEEVAEHSPEKIFKEVIDPVTGLLPFQARRMAFNMNIPANLVNKAAKLMLGLYEAFVDKDASILEINPLVVTGNDEVVALDAKFNFDGNGLYRHKDIVELRDYDEEDPKEIEASKYDLSYISLDGNIGCMVNGAGLAMATMDTISYYGGKPANFLDVGGGATAEKVTEAFKIILSDPNVKGIFVNIFGGIMKCDVIAEGVITAAKEVGLKVPLVVRLEGTNVGLGKELLNASGLNIVAADSMADGAEKIVELVG is encoded by the coding sequence ATGAATATCCATGAGTATCAAGGGAAAGAAATCCTAAGAAAGTATGGAGTAACGGTTCCGAATGGAAAAGTTGCATTTTCACCAGAGGAAGCTGTAAAGGTTGCTAAAGAACTTGGTTCAAATGTAATCGTTGTTAAAGCGCAAATCCACGCTGGTGGACGTGGTAAAGCTGGGGGTGTAAAAATCGCGAAGAATTTGGAGGAAGTCCGAACTTACGCGAAAGAGTTATTAGGAAAAATCTTAGTAACTCATCAGACTGGTCCTGAGGGTAAAGAAGTTAAACGTCTTTACATTGAAGAGGGGTCAGATATTAAAAAAGAATATTATTTGAGCTTTGTTTTAGATAGAGCAACTTCTCGAGTTACTTTAATGGGCTCAGAAGAAGGCGGTATGGATATCGAGGAAGTGGCAGAGCACTCTCCAGAGAAAATTTTTAAAGAAGTAATAGATCCTGTTACAGGATTGCTTCCATTCCAAGCACGTCGCATGGCTTTCAATATGAATATTCCTGCAAATCTTGTGAATAAAGCAGCAAAATTAATGCTAGGTTTATACGAGGCGTTTGTTGACAAGGATGCATCAATTCTAGAGATTAACCCACTTGTTGTAACTGGGAATGATGAGGTAGTAGCTCTGGATGCGAAATTTAATTTCGATGGAAACGGGTTGTATCGTCATAAAGATATCGTAGAGTTACGTGATTACGATGAAGAAGATCCAAAAGAAATCGAAGCATCTAAATACGATCTAAGTTATATCTCTCTAGATGGCAACATTGGCTGTATGGTTAATGGGGCGGGCCTTGCTATGGCTACGATGGATACAATTAGCTATTACGGCGGTAAACCTGCCAACTTCCTTGATGTTGGGGGCGGCGCTACTGCAGAAAAGGTTACGGAAGCATTTAAAATTATTTTATCTGATCCGAATGTAAAAGGGATCTTTGTCAATATCTTCGGAGGCATCATGAAATGTGATGTCATTGCAGAGGGAGTTATTACAGCTGCAAAAGAAGTAGGATTAAAAGTTCCTTTAGTTGTACGTTTGGAAGGGACAAACGTAGGACTTGGAAAAGAACTATTAAATGCATCAGGTTTAAATATAGTAGCGGCTGACTCTATGGCAGATGGCGCTGAAAAAATTGTAGAGCTCGTAGGTTAA
- the ffh gene encoding signal recognition particle protein, with translation MAFEGLAERLQGTIQKIKGKGLVTEQDVKAMMREVRLALIEADVNLKVVKEFVKKVSERAVGTEVMKSLTPGQQVIKIVQDELTSLMGGEQSPIKFNTKPPTVIMMVGLQGAGKTTTTGKLANVLRKKYNRKPLLVAADIYRPAAIQQLETLGKQLSIPVFALGTEVSPVEIARQALEHAKEEHHDVVIIDTAGRLHIDEELMDELKNIKALKEPDEVFLVVDAMTGQDAVNVAQSFNETIGITGVVLTKLDGDTRGGAALSIRAVTEKPIKFVGMGEKMDALETFHPERMASRILGMGDVLSLIEKAQANVDMEKAKELEEKFMSQSFTLDDFVEQLQAVKKMGPLEDMLKMLPGANKIKGLDNVKVDEKHMGRVEAIIYSMTPAEKTHPEIMNASRKKRIAQGSGTSVQEVNRLLKQFEDMKKMMKQMTGMTQGKGKKKMRLPGLDSLFK, from the coding sequence ATGGCATTTGAAGGGTTAGCAGAACGACTCCAAGGAACAATCCAAAAGATAAAAGGTAAAGGGTTAGTTACCGAACAAGACGTTAAAGCGATGATGCGAGAAGTTCGTCTTGCATTAATCGAAGCAGACGTTAACTTAAAGGTTGTTAAAGAGTTTGTCAAAAAAGTTAGCGAACGAGCAGTTGGTACAGAAGTGATGAAAAGCTTAACTCCTGGTCAACAAGTGATCAAAATCGTTCAAGATGAGCTAACATCGCTAATGGGTGGCGAACAAAGCCCCATTAAATTTAATACGAAGCCACCAACTGTCATTATGATGGTCGGTTTACAAGGTGCTGGTAAAACAACTACTACTGGTAAATTAGCGAATGTATTGCGTAAAAAATATAATCGCAAACCTTTATTAGTAGCAGCCGATATTTACCGTCCAGCTGCAATTCAACAGCTTGAAACGCTTGGGAAACAGCTTTCTATTCCCGTCTTTGCACTAGGTACGGAAGTATCCCCAGTGGAGATTGCTCGTCAAGCTTTGGAGCATGCAAAAGAAGAGCATCATGATGTAGTGATTATCGATACAGCAGGTCGTCTGCATATTGATGAAGAGCTAATGGATGAGTTGAAAAATATTAAAGCATTGAAAGAACCGGACGAAGTATTCTTAGTTGTTGATGCGATGACTGGTCAAGATGCCGTAAATGTTGCTCAAAGCTTTAACGAAACAATCGGCATTACAGGCGTTGTCTTAACGAAGCTGGATGGCGATACACGTGGTGGGGCTGCACTATCAATCCGTGCAGTTACAGAGAAACCGATTAAATTCGTCGGTATGGGTGAAAAAATGGATGCGCTGGAGACATTCCACCCTGAACGAATGGCATCACGTATTTTAGGTATGGGTGACGTACTTTCGTTAATCGAAAAAGCTCAAGCGAATGTTGATATGGAAAAAGCAAAAGAGCTTGAAGAAAAATTCATGTCTCAAAGCTTTACTCTTGACGACTTTGTCGAGCAGCTTCAAGCTGTGAAGAAAATGGGTCCGCTTGAGGATATGCTTAAGATGCTGCCAGGTGCCAACAAAATTAAAGGTCTTGATAATGTGAAAGTGGATGAGAAGCATATGGGGCGTGTGGAAGCGATTATTTATTCCATGACTCCTGCAGAAAAAACACATCCGGAAATCATGAATGCAAGCCGTAAAAAACGTATCGCACAAGGTTCTGGAACGTCTGTACAGGAAGTAAACAGATTGCTGAAGCAATTTGAAGATATGAAAAAAATGATGAAGCAAATGACAGGTATGACCCAAGGAAAAGGGAAGAAAAAAATGAGATTACCTGGTCTAGATTCATTGTTTAAATAA
- a CDS encoding ribonuclease HII has translation MGKTIKEISVALNEAQKYQAWMKEIEEDGRAGVQKVWKQWNNRMEKEKKKQEEHDSKVKFDASFLSSAEQLLAGIDEAGRGPLAGPVVTAAVILPKNCEKFLGINDSKQLTKKAREEFVSIIKEHALAYAIHFQSAKVIDELNIYEATKQSMKKSVENLGICPDFCIVDAMQLPIEIPQSSIIKGDAKSLSIAAASILAKNARDEYMEQLHEKYPVYGFDQNAGYGTKQHLEALEEYGYIEEHRKSFEPIKSMVEAKKERVLI, from the coding sequence ATGGGGAAAACAATTAAAGAAATTTCAGTCGCTTTAAACGAAGCGCAAAAATACCAAGCTTGGATGAAAGAAATAGAAGAGGATGGACGTGCAGGAGTTCAAAAGGTTTGGAAGCAATGGAACAATCGCATGGAAAAAGAAAAGAAAAAGCAGGAAGAGCATGATAGTAAGGTCAAATTTGATGCGAGCTTCTTATCCTCTGCTGAACAATTATTAGCTGGAATCGATGAAGCGGGAAGAGGTCCTTTAGCGGGACCAGTAGTAACGGCAGCAGTCATCCTACCCAAAAACTGTGAAAAATTCTTGGGAATCAATGACTCAAAGCAGTTAACAAAGAAGGCTAGAGAAGAATTTGTAAGCATCATTAAAGAGCATGCATTAGCCTATGCAATCCACTTCCAAAGTGCAAAAGTAATAGATGAGCTCAATATATATGAGGCAACAAAACAATCAATGAAAAAGAGTGTTGAAAACTTAGGGATATGTCCAGATTTCTGTATTGTAGATGCCATGCAATTGCCGATTGAAATACCGCAAAGTTCCATTATTAAAGGGGACGCGAAAAGCTTAAGTATTGCTGCTGCATCGATCTTAGCGAAAAATGCACGAGATGAATATATGGAACAACTTCATGAAAAATACCCTGTCTATGGATTTGACCAAAATGCTGGGTATGGGACTAAGCAGCATTTGGAAGCGCTCGAAGAGTACGGCTATATTGAAGAACATCGAAAAAGTTTTGAACCGATTAAATCAATGGTTGAGGCGAAGAAGGAGCGGGTATTAATATGA
- a CDS encoding EscU/YscU/HrcU family type III secretion system export apparatus switch protein, whose amino-acid sequence MNDKKFVRKEAIALNYNPENNNSPTVIAKGKGKIADNILEKAALNDIPVYEDKNLIELLGNLDLNEAIPEELYEAVAEVFAFVYRLDRSYETKTK is encoded by the coding sequence ATGAATGATAAGAAATTTGTCAGAAAAGAAGCAATAGCACTAAACTACAATCCAGAAAATAATAATAGTCCAACTGTTATTGCCAAAGGAAAGGGGAAGATTGCTGACAATATTTTAGAGAAAGCTGCTCTTAATGATATACCAGTATATGAAGACAAAAACCTTATTGAACTGTTAGGAAATCTAGATTTAAACGAAGCCATTCCTGAAGAACTATATGAAGCGGTTGCAGAAGTTTTTGCATTTGTTTATCGACTAGATCGAAGTTATGAAACTAAAACAAAATAA
- the rimM gene encoding ribosome maturation factor RimM (Essential for efficient processing of 16S rRNA), with translation MEWYNVGRIVNTHGIRGEVRVLSTTDFEDVRFAVGSKLAAFKKDDKKPIWVTIESVRRHKNFILLTFEGYNNINFVEPFKEGLLKVSKDQLDEDILEENEYYYFEIIGCEVVSEEGEQIGTVTEILETGANDVWEVKSPSGKKYYIPYIEDIVKEIDIDEKKIVIHVMEGLL, from the coding sequence ATGGAATGGTATAATGTAGGTAGAATCGTTAATACACACGGAATTCGCGGAGAGGTACGCGTCCTTTCCACAACAGACTTTGAAGATGTTCGTTTTGCTGTCGGCAGCAAATTAGCGGCTTTCAAAAAAGATGACAAAAAACCAATTTGGGTAACAATAGAAAGTGTGCGTCGACATAAAAACTTTATCTTATTAACCTTTGAAGGCTACAATAACATTAATTTTGTGGAGCCATTTAAAGAGGGTCTATTAAAAGTGTCAAAAGACCAATTAGATGAAGATATTTTGGAAGAAAACGAATACTATTACTTCGAAATCATTGGCTGCGAAGTCGTTTCTGAAGAAGGCGAACAAATCGGAACGGTAACAGAGATTCTTGAAACGGGTGCCAATGATGTATGGGAAGTCAAATCACCTAGCGGCAAAAAATACTATATTCCTTATATTGAGGATATTGTAAAAGAAATCGATATAGATGAAAAGAAGATCGTTATTCACGTGATGGAAGGTTTATTGTAA
- a CDS encoding putative DNA-binding protein encodes MLLEKTTRMNFLFDFYQALLTDKQRSYMELYYLDDHSLGEIAESYKVSRQAVYDNIRRTEAMLEEYEDKLRLFEKFGERQEVLEQLTEAIKDEASTMEDRLALVNRLRETD; translated from the coding sequence ATGCTACTTGAAAAAACAACACGCATGAACTTTCTCTTCGACTTTTATCAAGCATTATTAACTGATAAACAAAGAAGTTATATGGAACTTTACTACTTAGATGATCATTCTCTGGGAGAGATTGCAGAAAGCTATAAAGTTTCACGCCAAGCTGTATATGACAACATTCGTCGTACAGAGGCGATGCTTGAAGAATATGAAGATAAATTACGTTTATTTGAAAAATTTGGCGAGCGCCAAGAGGTTCTTGAACAGTTGACTGAGGCAATCAAGGATGAAGCTTCAACAATGGAAGATCGCCTTGCATTGGTGAATCGATTAAGAGAAACGGATTAG
- a CDS encoding KH domain-containing protein, with translation MQKLIETIVKPLVDFPEEVRVETDENSSRVVYKLFVHPDDRGKVIGKQGRVAKAIRTIVYSAAGSHHKKKTYVDILD, from the coding sequence ATGCAGAAGCTGATTGAAACAATCGTAAAACCGTTAGTCGATTTTCCAGAAGAAGTTCGTGTCGAAACGGACGAGAATTCGAGTCGAGTTGTTTATAAACTTTTTGTTCATCCAGATGATCGAGGAAAAGTAATAGGCAAGCAAGGTCGTGTTGCAAAGGCAATTCGTACAATTGTTTATTCAGCTGCTGGCAGTCATCACAAGAAAAAGACGTACGTCGACATATTAGACTGA
- a CDS encoding PCYCGC motif-containing (lipo)protein yields MKKLFPLFASIILILSACGNAAKDEHTEEEHASEEPIGEAGSGEGHANHDTHSHTSLDIQETTASADILPSFLDGQHENIRLVYQAAGKATDILEWMPCYCGCGDSVGHRSNLNCFIAETREDGSIVWDDHGTRCLVCLEIAVESVQMAQQGKSLKEIREAIDSKYKEGYAAPTPTDMPA; encoded by the coding sequence ATGAAAAAACTTTTCCCTCTTTTCGCAAGCATAATCCTTATTTTATCTGCATGTGGGAATGCTGCAAAAGATGAACATACTGAAGAAGAACATGCAAGTGAAGAACCTATTGGTGAAGCTGGTTCAGGCGAAGGACATGCCAATCACGATACACACAGTCATACTTCTTTGGACATCCAAGAAACGACTGCTTCCGCTGACATTCTTCCTAGCTTTTTAGATGGGCAGCATGAGAATATTCGACTTGTCTATCAAGCTGCTGGAAAAGCAACCGACATTTTAGAATGGATGCCTTGCTACTGCGGTTGCGGGGATTCAGTGGGACATCGTAGTAATTTAAATTGTTTTATAGCAGAAACTCGCGAGGATGGCTCCATTGTCTGGGATGATCACGGCACACGCTGCCTAGTTTGCTTAGAGATCGCTGTGGAGTCCGTACAAATGGCGCAACAAGGAAAATCCTTAAAGGAAATCCGCGAGGCCATCGACTCAAAATACAAAGAGGGCTATGCTGCACCAACTCCAACGGATATGCCAGCTTAA
- the sucD gene encoding succinate--CoA ligase subunit alpha translates to MSVYINADTKVIVQGITGETALFHTKQMLEYGTKIVAGVTPGKGGQVIEGVPVFNTVEDAVKVTGANVSVIYVPAPFAADAIMEAVDAELDLTICITEHIPVLDMVKVKRYMEGKKTRLVGPNCPGVISADECKIGIMPGYIHTKGHVGVVSRSGTLTYEAVHQLTQAGIGQTTAVGIGGDPVNGTNFIDVLSEFNNDPETYAVVMIGEIGGTAEEEAAEWIKANMTKPVVGFIGGQTAPPGKRMGHAGAIISGGKGTAKDKIKAMNDAGIEVAPTPSVIGETLIKVIKEKGLYEQCKTH, encoded by the coding sequence ATGAGTGTTTATATTAATGCGGATACAAAGGTAATTGTTCAAGGGATTACAGGGGAAACAGCACTATTCCATACAAAGCAAATGCTGGAATATGGAACGAAAATTGTAGCAGGAGTGACACCAGGAAAAGGTGGACAAGTCATTGAAGGTGTTCCTGTCTTTAACACTGTAGAAGACGCAGTGAAGGTAACAGGTGCCAATGTTTCTGTTATTTATGTTCCAGCACCATTTGCAGCGGATGCAATTATGGAAGCTGTGGACGCTGAATTAGATTTGACGATTTGTATTACAGAGCATATTCCAGTATTGGATATGGTCAAAGTAAAACGTTACATGGAAGGCAAGAAAACGCGTTTAGTTGGACCAAACTGCCCAGGTGTTATTAGTGCGGATGAATGTAAAATTGGAATTATGCCAGGCTATATCCATACAAAAGGCCATGTAGGAGTAGTTTCTCGTTCAGGAACTTTAACATATGAAGCGGTTCATCAATTAACTCAAGCTGGTATTGGTCAAACAACGGCAGTTGGGATTGGTGGAGATCCTGTTAATGGCACGAATTTCATCGATGTACTAAGCGAATTCAATAATGATCCAGAAACTTATGCAGTAGTAATGATTGGTGAAATCGGCGGTACAGCAGAAGAAGAAGCGGCTGAATGGATTAAAGCGAATATGACAAAGCCAGTAGTAGGATTTATCGGTGGACAAACTGCACCTCCAGGTAAGCGAATGGGGCATGCTGGTGCCATTATTTCTGGTGGTAAAGGAACTGCAAAAGATAAAATTAAAGCAATGAATGATGCCGGAATTGAAGTAGCACCTACGCCTTCTGTAATTGGTGAAACATTAATTAAGGTAATCAAAGAAAAAGGTCTATACGAACAATGTAAAACTCATTAA
- the rpsP gene encoding 30S ribosomal protein S16, translating into MAVKIRLKRMGANKSPFYRIVVADSRSPRDGRQIETVGTYNPLTSPATVNIDEEKALKWLTDGAKPSDTVRNLFSEQGIMEKFHNQKFSK; encoded by the coding sequence ATGGCAGTTAAAATTCGTTTAAAACGTATGGGAGCTAACAAATCTCCTTTCTATCGTATCGTAGTTGCTGATTCTCGTTCTCCACGTGACGGACGTCAAATCGAAACAGTTGGTACTTACAACCCACTAACTTCACCAGCTACAGTTAACATCGATGAAGAGAAAGCTCTTAAATGGTTAACTGATGGTGCAAAACCATCTGATACTGTTCGTAACCTGTTCTCAGAACAAGGTATCATGGAAAAATTCCATAACCAAAAATTCAGTAAATAA
- a CDS encoding MFS transporter — MDCPKLWTKNFLMICGINFFTHLVFYSLLATVTQYVIGHFGRSQSDAGLAVGIYVIMALVARLFAGKIVDVMGRKKILIIAAVIFFLAVIAYQFATTFNLFMVVRGIHGFTFGLLMTATNAIMADVVPDERRGEGTGYYATAMNLAMATGPFIGLFMLRVTTFDMFVWILVFAAFCNLLGIFLKVPPTNSPHVNQKVKLRFSISDMFEKRALPIAICMFTLALGYSSLLSFLASYTEEIGYGEIATYFFVVYAVALVLTRPVTGRLFDLLGENKLTYPMLVLLVIGYFVLSQASTGWMILLASALIGIGYGTVQSNYLAIAIKEAAKNRKATATSTFFILMDLAIGVGPYLYGVLLGYMSYQSMYTWTVVWFIAAIGIYYFLHGKKARTRQANH; from the coding sequence ATGGATTGTCCGAAACTATGGACCAAAAATTTTCTGATGATATGTGGGATTAATTTTTTCACGCATCTGGTGTTTTATAGTTTACTTGCAACAGTAACGCAGTATGTTATTGGCCACTTTGGGAGAAGTCAAAGTGATGCTGGGTTGGCTGTTGGGATATACGTGATTATGGCGCTTGTAGCGAGGCTCTTTGCAGGGAAAATAGTGGATGTGATGGGGCGAAAGAAGATTCTCATAATCGCTGCTGTTATTTTTTTCTTGGCCGTTATTGCCTACCAGTTTGCAACAACTTTTAATTTATTTATGGTGGTTCGAGGAATACACGGCTTTACTTTTGGTTTATTAATGACCGCTACCAACGCGATAATGGCAGATGTTGTTCCTGATGAACGCAGGGGAGAAGGAACAGGATATTATGCAACAGCAATGAATCTGGCCATGGCAACAGGGCCGTTTATTGGATTATTTATGTTGAGAGTAACAACGTTTGACATGTTTGTATGGATTTTAGTTTTTGCTGCCTTTTGTAATTTGCTTGGAATCTTCTTGAAGGTCCCACCTACTAACTCCCCGCATGTTAATCAAAAAGTAAAGCTGAGATTTTCAATTAGCGATATGTTTGAGAAAAGAGCTTTGCCAATAGCTATTTGCATGTTCACCTTAGCATTGGGTTACTCAAGCCTTTTATCATTCTTAGCGTCTTATACCGAAGAAATTGGCTACGGAGAAATAGCAACCTACTTCTTTGTTGTTTATGCTGTTGCGTTAGTTCTCACTCGACCTGTTACAGGACGGTTATTTGATCTCCTAGGAGAAAATAAATTAACTTATCCGATGCTGGTTTTATTAGTGATTGGTTACTTTGTATTAAGTCAGGCAAGCACGGGGTGGATGATATTATTAGCTAGTGCGTTAATAGGAATTGGTTATGGTACTGTGCAATCCAATTATTTAGCTATTGCCATTAAAGAAGCCGCGAAAAATAGAAAGGCAACTGCCACTTCTACATTTTTCATTCTCATGGATTTAGCCATAGGAGTCGGTCCATATTTATATGGTGTATTATTAGGATATATGAGCTATCAATCAATGTATACTTGGACAGTTGTGTGGTTTATTGCTGCTATCGGAATTTATTATTTCTTGCACGGCAAAAAAGCTAGAACTAGACAAGCAAATCACTAA
- the rplS gene encoding 50S ribosomal protein L19: MSNIITEITKEQLRSDLPSFRPGDTVRLHVKIVEGTRERIQLFEGVVIKRRGGGISETFTVRKISYGVGVERTFPVHTPKITKLEVIRRGKVRRAKLYYLRNLRGKAARIKEIR, encoded by the coding sequence ATGTCAAACATTATTACAGAAATTACTAAAGAACAACTTCGTTCTGATCTACCATCTTTCCGTCCAGGTGACACTGTTCGCCTACACGTGAAAATTGTAGAGGGTACTCGTGAACGTATCCAATTATTTGAAGGTGTTGTTATCAAACGTCGTGGTGGCGGAATTAGCGAAACTTTCACAGTGCGTAAAATTTCTTACGGTGTTGGTGTTGAACGTACATTCCCTGTACACACTCCAAAAATCACTAAATTAGAAGTTATCCGTCGTGGTAAAGTACGTCGTGCTAAACTTTACTACCTACGTAACCTACGTGGTAAAGCTGCTCGTATTAAAGAAATCCGATAA
- the ylqF gene encoding ribosome biogenesis GTPase YlqF, whose amino-acid sequence MTIQWFPGHMAKARREVQEKLKLVDIIFELIDARLPLSSRNPMIDQVINQKPRLLILNKADMADETETKKWVQYFADQGHSAVAINSLEGKGLQKVTKAAQEILAEKWDRMKAKGMKPRAIRAMIVGIPNVGKSTLINRLAKKNIAKTGNMPGVTKSQQWIKVGKDIELLDTPGILWPKFEDQEVGLKLALTGAIKDTIINMEDLAVYGLKFLSIHYPNRMDERYRLTAIHEELVDTFDHIGKHRKVFGLGGEIDYDQVAQIIVRDIRNQHFGKITFDIVDEQVEKEALEEE is encoded by the coding sequence ATGACAATACAATGGTTTCCGGGACATATGGCAAAAGCAAGACGAGAAGTTCAAGAAAAATTAAAGCTAGTTGATATTATTTTTGAATTAATTGATGCACGTTTGCCCCTATCATCAAGAAATCCGATGATTGATCAGGTAATTAATCAAAAACCACGTCTACTAATTTTAAATAAAGCGGATATGGCGGATGAAACAGAAACAAAAAAATGGGTGCAATATTTTGCGGATCAAGGGCACTCAGCAGTGGCAATCAACTCTCTAGAAGGGAAAGGCTTGCAAAAGGTAACAAAAGCCGCCCAGGAAATATTAGCTGAAAAATGGGACCGTATGAAGGCAAAAGGCATGAAACCTCGAGCAATTCGTGCCATGATTGTAGGAATTCCAAATGTAGGAAAATCCACTTTGATCAATCGCTTAGCTAAAAAAAATATTGCCAAGACAGGGAATATGCCAGGTGTTACAAAGTCGCAGCAATGGATTAAAGTTGGGAAAGATATAGAGCTTTTGGATACACCGGGGATTCTGTGGCCGAAATTTGAAGACCAAGAAGTCGGTTTGAAATTAGCTTTAACAGGTGCCATTAAGGATACAATCATTAATATGGAGGATCTTGCAGTTTACGGGCTGAAATTCCTGTCAATCCATTACCCAAATCGAATGGACGAACGATACAGACTAACGGCAATCCATGAAGAACTAGTAGATACCTTCGACCATATCGGTAAACATAGAAAAGTATTTGGACTAGGCGGCGAAATCGACTATGATCAAGTAGCCCAAATCATCGTCCGAGATATTCGAAATCAACACTTTGGTAAAATAACATTCGATATTGTAGATGAACAAGTAGAAAAAGAAGCGTTGGAGGAAGAATAA